The following coding sequences are from one Electrophorus electricus isolate fEleEle1 chromosome 22, fEleEle1.pri, whole genome shotgun sequence window:
- the znf740b gene encoding zinc finger protein 740b isoform X3 has translation MALMQANSTASHKKMSSPLGQRDSHSQNQNPSQNHNHSHSQDAHSHHSHMVLPSGVSCPPMLIHKDGEFHSSRLLEEKDMQSSQNPQPKKKNRKSGTPAKVREKARVEMSDVNDDGSLGSQVQKNFICEHCYGAFRSSYHLKRHILTHTGEKPFGCDMCEMRFIQRYHLERHKRVHSGEKPYQCDRCQQNFSRTDRLLRHRRLCAVGVPKEESQSCCEGRPYSQEPPQHTASWSPLQGNSSNSRLAV, from the exons ATGGCTCTGATGCAGGCCAATTCCACAGCCAGCCATAAAAAGATGAGCTCTCCCCTGGGCCAGAGAGACAGCCACAGCCAGAACCAGAACCCAAGTCAGAACCACAACCACAGTCATTCCCAGGATGCCCATAGCCACCACAGTCACATGGTCCTGCCCTCCGGAGTCAGCTGCCCACCAATG CTCATCCATAAGGACGGAGAGTTCCACTCTTCCAGACTGCTGGAGGAGAAGGACATGCAGTCCTCCCAGAATCCGCAGCCAAAGAAGAAGAACAGGAAGTCGGGGACGCCCGCCAAAGTGCGAGAAAAGGCGCGG GTGGAGATGTCCGATGTGAACGATGACGGCTCCCTGGGTTCCCAAGTGCAGAAGAACTTCATCTGCGAGCACTGCTACGGAGCGTTCCGGAGCAGCTACCACCTGAAGCGGCATATCCTCACCCACACAG gagaGAAGCCATTTGGGTGTGATATGTGCGAAATGCGGTTTATTCAGCGCTACCACTTGGAGAGACACAAACGCGTGCATAGCGGAGAGAAACCTTATCAGTGTGACCGCTGCCAgcag AACTTCTCAAGAACAGACCGGCTGCTGCGGCACAGGCGCTTGTGTGCTGTGGGCGTCCCCAAGGAGGAGAGCCAGTCGTGCTGTGAGGGCCGGCCGTACTCGCAGGAGCCGCCGCAGCACACGGCCTCCTGGAGCCCCCTGCAgggcaacagcagcaacagccgGCTGGCGGTGTGA
- the znf740b gene encoding zinc finger protein 740b isoform X2, whose amino-acid sequence MSQLSNSSVREHMKWAGLLGCEAVLSSMALMQANSTASHKKMSSPLGQRDSHSQNQNPSQNHNHSHSQDAHSHHSHMVLPSGVSCPPMLIHKDGEFHSSRLLEEKDMQSSQNPQPKKKNRKSGTPAKVREKVEMSDVNDDGSLGSQVQKNFICEHCYGAFRSSYHLKRHILTHTGEKPFGCDMCEMRFIQRYHLERHKRVHSGEKPYQCDRCQQNFSRTDRLLRHRRLCAVGVPKEESQSCCEGRPYSQEPPQHTASWSPLQGNSSNSRLAV is encoded by the exons ATGTCCCAGCTTTCCAACAGCTCAGTCCGTGAGCACATGAAATGg GCTGGGTTGCTGGGCTGTGAGGCAGTGCTCTCCAGTATGGCTCTGATGCAGGCCAATTCCACAGCCAGCCATAAAAAGATGAGCTCTCCCCTGGGCCAGAGAGACAGCCACAGCCAGAACCAGAACCCAAGTCAGAACCACAACCACAGTCATTCCCAGGATGCCCATAGCCACCACAGTCACATGGTCCTGCCCTCCGGAGTCAGCTGCCCACCAATG CTCATCCATAAGGACGGAGAGTTCCACTCTTCCAGACTGCTGGAGGAGAAGGACATGCAGTCCTCCCAGAATCCGCAGCCAAAGAAGAAGAACAGGAAGTCGGGGACGCCCGCCAAAGTGCGAGAAAAG GTGGAGATGTCCGATGTGAACGATGACGGCTCCCTGGGTTCCCAAGTGCAGAAGAACTTCATCTGCGAGCACTGCTACGGAGCGTTCCGGAGCAGCTACCACCTGAAGCGGCATATCCTCACCCACACAG gagaGAAGCCATTTGGGTGTGATATGTGCGAAATGCGGTTTATTCAGCGCTACCACTTGGAGAGACACAAACGCGTGCATAGCGGAGAGAAACCTTATCAGTGTGACCGCTGCCAgcag AACTTCTCAAGAACAGACCGGCTGCTGCGGCACAGGCGCTTGTGTGCTGTGGGCGTCCCCAAGGAGGAGAGCCAGTCGTGCTGTGAGGGCCGGCCGTACTCGCAGGAGCCGCCGCAGCACACGGCCTCCTGGAGCCCCCTGCAgggcaacagcagcaacagccgGCTGGCGGTGTGA
- the znf740b gene encoding zinc finger protein 740b isoform X1, with protein sequence MSQLSNSSVREHMKWAGLLGCEAVLSSMALMQANSTASHKKMSSPLGQRDSHSQNQNPSQNHNHSHSQDAHSHHSHMVLPSGVSCPPMLIHKDGEFHSSRLLEEKDMQSSQNPQPKKKNRKSGTPAKVREKARVEMSDVNDDGSLGSQVQKNFICEHCYGAFRSSYHLKRHILTHTGEKPFGCDMCEMRFIQRYHLERHKRVHSGEKPYQCDRCQQNFSRTDRLLRHRRLCAVGVPKEESQSCCEGRPYSQEPPQHTASWSPLQGNSSNSRLAV encoded by the exons ATGTCCCAGCTTTCCAACAGCTCAGTCCGTGAGCACATGAAATGg GCTGGGTTGCTGGGCTGTGAGGCAGTGCTCTCCAGTATGGCTCTGATGCAGGCCAATTCCACAGCCAGCCATAAAAAGATGAGCTCTCCCCTGGGCCAGAGAGACAGCCACAGCCAGAACCAGAACCCAAGTCAGAACCACAACCACAGTCATTCCCAGGATGCCCATAGCCACCACAGTCACATGGTCCTGCCCTCCGGAGTCAGCTGCCCACCAATG CTCATCCATAAGGACGGAGAGTTCCACTCTTCCAGACTGCTGGAGGAGAAGGACATGCAGTCCTCCCAGAATCCGCAGCCAAAGAAGAAGAACAGGAAGTCGGGGACGCCCGCCAAAGTGCGAGAAAAGGCGCGG GTGGAGATGTCCGATGTGAACGATGACGGCTCCCTGGGTTCCCAAGTGCAGAAGAACTTCATCTGCGAGCACTGCTACGGAGCGTTCCGGAGCAGCTACCACCTGAAGCGGCATATCCTCACCCACACAG gagaGAAGCCATTTGGGTGTGATATGTGCGAAATGCGGTTTATTCAGCGCTACCACTTGGAGAGACACAAACGCGTGCATAGCGGAGAGAAACCTTATCAGTGTGACCGCTGCCAgcag AACTTCTCAAGAACAGACCGGCTGCTGCGGCACAGGCGCTTGTGTGCTGTGGGCGTCCCCAAGGAGGAGAGCCAGTCGTGCTGTGAGGGCCGGCCGTACTCGCAGGAGCCGCCGCAGCACACGGCCTCCTGGAGCCCCCTGCAgggcaacagcagcaacagccgGCTGGCGGTGTGA